Proteins from a single region of Acidobacteriota bacterium:
- a CDS encoding FAD-linked oxidase C-terminal domain-containing protein, with amino-acid sequence MKVPSPPEGAFHADSAHRAVYSRAACIYTRRPSGVLYPKGEADLLWGLRRARESGASLTLRGGGSGLAGQSVGTGIVADVSRWMASVVSVDEDRREAVVQPGVVLADLNRRLGPKGLRFAPDPSSQDFCTLGGMLANNSKGARSVKYGTTLAHTRALTLLLADGERVVLSRGFRAPEEYGHPSLRKAAALIEENRADIFRRWPRSRTNTSGYNLRDCLGPEAGVDLVPLFVGSEGTLGIVLEARLGLSNLPRHQRLVLLEFPDVASAGQAVLGILPGGPSALEILDETFLEIIRLGFGSFPLPVADSARCLLLVETDGESAEEASASMEAALAAAREAGAIGERQASTPDERARIWAFRKAASPLLNKGRGRHKSLRFIEDGAVPTQAIPAYLKGVQEILAARGIQVVIFGHAGDGNFHVNPFMDLTDPAHFREMPRIARDVAQLLASLGGTLSGEHGDGRLRTPFLPLIYGPLTDLFRRIKLALDPEEVLNPGIIAPAEAEPMEAGTRFHPAYARTTLKGRLSEEAWAVEAERCHGCGTCRDFCPTAGATDFELASSRGRAHLLQALLSGELDPREARRAEVREIFESCLGCSQCALHCPTGVDVAPLAAAFREAFTPAPARVRGALLARLPSLGYTAVPGVVRLAEGRAPRLLGGALLGLRTDLKAPPLAPRVAFDPGRLHRFDASSNGNGRAAYFYGCYGNTYNPDGEAALAVRVLNALGVDVVIPAQACCGVSKFARGLPDAAAQDAAFIRRNFLPWVEKGYALVASAPSCLLALSREHARYFPSPEAERLSAACTGLFTYLAARMRDRPEALRPVPLRVVYQTPCHAAVLGTSGDEVALLRSIPGLTLLDVTEECCGLAGSHGAEARHAALAEAVAAPLFARIRAAVPDAVVTPCGSCRVQDQAHLEGIPVLHPLEVLARALL; translated from the coding sequence GTGAAAGTTCCCTCGCCCCCCGAAGGGGCCTTCCATGCGGACAGCGCCCATCGGGCCGTATATTCCAGAGCCGCTTGCATCTACACGCGCCGGCCCTCCGGGGTCCTGTATCCGAAGGGGGAGGCCGACCTGTTGTGGGGCCTTCGCCGGGCGAGGGAGTCGGGCGCGTCCCTGACCCTCAGGGGGGGAGGCTCGGGTTTGGCGGGCCAATCCGTGGGGACCGGCATCGTCGCGGACGTTTCCCGGTGGATGGCCTCGGTGGTTTCCGTGGACGAGGACCGGCGGGAGGCGGTCGTCCAGCCCGGCGTCGTCCTGGCCGACCTCAACCGACGGCTGGGCCCGAAGGGCCTCCGCTTCGCCCCCGATCCGTCCAGCCAGGACTTCTGCACCCTCGGGGGCATGCTCGCCAACAACTCGAAGGGCGCCCGGTCGGTGAAATACGGAACGACCCTCGCGCACACCCGGGCCCTGACGCTTCTGCTCGCGGACGGGGAACGGGTGGTCCTCTCCAGAGGCTTCCGCGCCCCGGAGGAGTATGGCCACCCCTCGCTCCGGAAAGCCGCCGCCCTCATCGAGGAAAACCGGGCCGACATTTTCCGCCGGTGGCCCCGGAGCCGGACGAACACCTCGGGCTACAACCTCCGGGACTGCCTCGGCCCGGAGGCAGGCGTCGACCTGGTCCCGCTCTTCGTCGGATCCGAGGGAACCTTGGGGATCGTTCTGGAGGCCCGCCTCGGACTCTCGAATCTCCCAAGGCACCAGCGCCTGGTCCTTCTGGAGTTCCCCGATGTGGCGTCGGCGGGCCAGGCTGTCCTGGGCATCCTCCCCGGGGGGCCGTCGGCCCTTGAGATTCTCGACGAGACGTTCCTGGAGATCATCCGCCTGGGATTCGGCTCCTTCCCGCTCCCCGTGGCCGATTCCGCCCGGTGCCTCCTCCTGGTCGAGACCGACGGGGAAAGCGCAGAGGAGGCCTCCGCATCCATGGAGGCGGCGTTGGCCGCCGCCCGGGAGGCCGGGGCCATCGGGGAGAGGCAGGCCTCAACCCCCGACGAGCGGGCGAGAATATGGGCCTTTCGAAAGGCCGCCAGCCCCTTGTTGAACAAGGGCCGAGGGCGGCACAAGTCCCTCCGGTTCATCGAGGACGGGGCCGTCCCCACGCAGGCCATCCCGGCCTACCTGAAGGGCGTGCAGGAAATCCTGGCAGCGCGCGGCATCCAGGTCGTCATCTTCGGCCACGCGGGCGACGGGAACTTCCACGTGAACCCCTTCATGGATCTGACGGACCCCGCCCACTTCCGGGAAATGCCCCGGATCGCGAGGGATGTGGCCCAACTCCTGGCCTCCCTGGGCGGCACGCTCTCCGGAGAGCACGGGGACGGGCGACTGAGGACCCCCTTCCTGCCCCTGATTTACGGCCCGCTCACGGACCTCTTCCGCCGGATCAAACTGGCCCTCGATCCCGAGGAGGTCCTCAATCCCGGGATCATCGCCCCCGCGGAGGCCGAACCCATGGAAGCGGGAACCCGCTTCCACCCGGCCTACGCGCGCACGACCCTCAAGGGCCGCCTCTCGGAGGAGGCCTGGGCGGTGGAGGCCGAACGCTGCCATGGATGCGGAACGTGCCGGGATTTCTGCCCCACGGCGGGAGCCACGGACTTCGAACTGGCGTCGAGCCGGGGCCGGGCCCACCTTCTCCAGGCCTTGCTCTCCGGGGAGCTGGATCCCCGGGAGGCCCGCCGCGCGGAAGTCCGGGAGATCTTCGAATCCTGTCTGGGGTGCTCCCAGTGCGCCCTTCACTGTCCCACGGGTGTGGACGTCGCGCCTCTCGCCGCGGCCTTCCGTGAAGCCTTCACGCCGGCGCCTGCGCGGGTCCGCGGCGCTCTCCTGGCCCGCCTCCCGTCCCTCGGGTACACGGCCGTCCCGGGCGTGGTCCGCCTGGCCGAGGGACGCGCGCCGCGCCTGCTGGGCGGGGCCCTCCTGGGCTTGAGGACGGACCTCAAGGCGCCACCCCTGGCGCCCCGGGTCGCGTTCGACCCGGGCAGGCTCCACCGCTTCGACGCATCCTCGAACGGTAACGGCCGGGCGGCCTACTTCTACGGGTGCTACGGCAACACCTACAACCCCGACGGGGAGGCGGCGCTGGCCGTGCGCGTCCTGAACGCCCTGGGGGTGGACGTGGTGATCCCCGCCCAGGCCTGCTGCGGGGTCAGCAAGTTCGCCCGGGGCCTGCCCGACGCGGCGGCCCAGGACGCGGCCTTCATCCGCAGGAACTTCCTCCCGTGGGTGGAGAAGGGGTACGCCCTCGTGGCCTCGGCGCCCTCGTGCCTCCTCGCCCTGTCCAGGGAGCACGCGAGGTACTTCCCGTCCCCGGAGGCCGAGAGGCTGTCGGCGGCTTGCACGGGCCTGTTCACGTATCTCGCCGCCCGCATGCGGGATCGCCCCGAGGCCCTGCGGCCGGTCCCCCTCCGGGTCGTGTACCAGACGCCCTGCCACGCCGCCGTCCTGGGCACCAGCGGGGACGAGGTCGCGCTCCTCCGTTCCATCCCCGGGCTCACCCTGCTCGATGTGACGGAAGAGTGTTGCGGCCTGGCGGGGTCTCACGGCGCCGAGGCGCGCCATGCCGCCCTCGCGGAGGCCGTGGCCGCACCGCTCTTCGCCCGGATCCGGGCCGCCGTCCCCGACGCCGTCGTCACCCCCTGCGGCTCGTGCCGCGTCCAGGACCAGGCGCACCTCGAAGGCATCCCGGTCCTCCACCCGCTCGAGGTGCTGGCCCGGGCCCTTCTCTGA
- a CDS encoding aconitate hydratase yields the protein MPAIETTPEFVSRAYDRISANVEAARRRLGRPLSLAEKILFGHLDNVEKAELEPGKSYLYLRPDRVAMQDATAQMAILQFMQSGRGSVAVPTTVHCDHLILAQKGAGPDMAAALESNREVYEFLASACRKYGIGFWKPGAGIIHQVVLENYAFPGGMMIGTDSHTPNAGGLGMFASGVGGADAVDVMAGLPWEVLYPKRIGVRLTGAPSGWTSPKDVIVRLLGILTVKGGTNAVIEYFGPGCSALSCTGKGTIANMGAELGATTSIFPYDERMDAYLRGTGRAPLADLARRHPELLGPDSEVEEKPAAHFDRLVEIDLSTLEPQVAGPHTPDLCRSVGELKAAIAREGYPAALRAALIGSCTNSSYEDMGRAAEVARQASRAGLKAAVPLLVTPGSEQIRATIERDGQMGNLASIGASVLANACGPCIGQWKRDDVKPGEANSIVSSFNRNFPRRNDGNASTLSFLTSPELVVAYAVAGRLDFDPRTDSLPTPKGEFFRFAPPAPAPDLPPEGFLRDEAGYAPPAEDGSSVTVAVAPDSERLQVLSPFPAWDGKDFVELPVLLKAKGKCTTDHISPAGPWLRFRGHLDKISDNLFNGAVNAFSEKPGTGVNQISGEKEVPLSQLARSYKASGRRWVAVGDENYGEGSSREHAAMSPRHLGAAAVIARSFARIHESNLKKQGLLPLTFADPKDYDKVEATDRISLLGLASLAPGQPVRAILHHGDGTGEEIRLNHSLNAEQIAWFRAGSALNAVRK from the coding sequence ATGCCGGCCATCGAAACGACGCCCGAATTCGTCTCCCGAGCCTACGACCGGATTTCCGCCAACGTGGAGGCCGCCCGGCGGCGCCTGGGCCGCCCGCTCTCCCTGGCGGAGAAGATCCTCTTCGGCCATCTGGACAACGTGGAGAAGGCCGAACTGGAACCGGGCAAGAGCTACCTGTACCTCCGGCCCGACCGCGTGGCCATGCAAGATGCCACGGCGCAGATGGCCATCCTCCAGTTCATGCAGTCGGGGCGCGGTTCCGTGGCCGTGCCCACGACCGTCCACTGCGACCACCTCATTCTCGCCCAAAAGGGAGCGGGGCCCGACATGGCCGCCGCCCTCGAGTCCAACCGCGAGGTGTACGAGTTCCTGGCCTCGGCCTGCCGGAAGTACGGCATCGGGTTCTGGAAGCCCGGCGCGGGAATCATCCATCAGGTCGTCCTCGAGAACTACGCCTTTCCAGGGGGCATGATGATCGGGACCGACTCCCACACGCCCAACGCGGGCGGGCTGGGCATGTTCGCTTCGGGAGTGGGGGGGGCCGACGCCGTGGACGTCATGGCGGGCCTTCCCTGGGAGGTCCTCTACCCGAAGCGCATCGGCGTTCGCCTCACGGGCGCGCCGTCCGGGTGGACCAGCCCCAAGGACGTCATCGTCCGCCTCCTTGGGATCCTCACCGTCAAAGGGGGCACCAACGCCGTCATCGAGTACTTCGGGCCCGGGTGCTCGGCCCTGTCCTGCACGGGAAAAGGAACCATCGCCAACATGGGCGCCGAACTGGGCGCCACGACCAGCATCTTCCCCTACGACGAGCGGATGGACGCCTACCTTCGGGGCACGGGGCGGGCCCCACTGGCGGACCTGGCCCGCAGACACCCGGAGCTGCTGGGACCCGATTCGGAGGTGGAGGAGAAGCCCGCCGCCCACTTCGACCGCCTCGTGGAGATCGACCTTTCCACCCTCGAGCCGCAGGTGGCGGGGCCCCACACCCCCGATCTGTGCCGGTCGGTGGGCGAACTGAAGGCCGCGATTGCCCGGGAGGGCTATCCGGCGGCCCTTCGCGCCGCCCTCATCGGCTCCTGCACCAACTCCTCTTACGAGGACATGGGCCGCGCCGCCGAGGTGGCGAGGCAGGCCTCGAGGGCGGGCCTGAAGGCGGCGGTCCCCCTCCTGGTGACCCCGGGCAGCGAGCAGATCCGGGCGACCATCGAGCGGGACGGCCAGATGGGCAATCTGGCCTCCATCGGCGCCTCCGTCCTGGCCAACGCTTGCGGCCCGTGCATCGGACAGTGGAAGAGAGACGACGTGAAGCCGGGGGAGGCCAATTCCATCGTCTCGTCCTTCAACCGGAACTTTCCGAGGCGGAACGATGGAAACGCCTCCACCCTGTCTTTCCTGACGAGCCCGGAACTCGTGGTGGCTTACGCCGTGGCGGGCCGCCTGGATTTCGACCCCCGCACCGATTCCCTCCCGACGCCCAAGGGGGAGTTCTTCCGGTTCGCCCCTCCGGCGCCCGCTCCGGATCTTCCGCCCGAGGGATTCCTCCGCGACGAGGCGGGATACGCGCCCCCCGCCGAGGACGGCTCCTCCGTAACCGTGGCCGTCGCGCCCGATTCGGAACGTCTTCAGGTCCTCTCCCCCTTCCCCGCCTGGGACGGAAAGGACTTCGTTGAACTCCCCGTCCTCCTGAAGGCGAAGGGGAAGTGCACCACCGACCACATCTCCCCCGCCGGGCCCTGGCTCCGCTTCCGGGGCCACCTGGACAAGATCAGCGACAACCTCTTCAACGGCGCCGTCAACGCCTTTTCCGAAAAGCCTGGGACGGGCGTGAATCAGATTTCAGGCGAGAAGGAGGTCCCCCTCTCCCAGCTGGCCCGAAGCTACAAGGCATCCGGGAGGAGGTGGGTGGCCGTGGGAGACGAGAACTACGGGGAAGGCTCCAGCCGCGAGCACGCCGCCATGTCGCCGAGGCACCTGGGGGCCGCCGCGGTCATCGCGCGCTCCTTCGCGCGCATTCACGAGAGCAACCTCAAGAAGCAGGGCCTCCTGCCCCTGACCTTTGCCGACCCGAAGGATTACGACAAGGTGGAGGCCACCGACCGGATCAGCCTGCTGGGGCTCGCTTCCCTGGCCCCCGGCCAGCCCGTTCGCGCCATCCTGCACCACGGGGACGGGACCGGGGAGGAGATCCGCCTGAACCACAGCCTCAACGCCGAGCAGATCGCCTGGTTCCGCGCCGGGAGCGCCCTCAACGCGGTGAGGAAGTAA
- the truD gene encoding tRNA pseudouridine(13) synthase TruD yields MAGLRFVQSPGTFTVEEVPLFPPCGRGYHAYLTVRRAGCSTPFLLGELRRRLRLAEEDLGCAGMKDRDAVAVQTFSIPSRLQKQAELAFGELGCEVLSSALHTHKLRTGKLAGNRFTVRVEGDGPSDAEALEAGLRRLEAEGMPNAFGPQRFADRSGLEEGRKIFLGHRPSGPFRRARFLVSAYQALLFNDWLEARRSAGRFPWPVAGDVMKRHDSGGEFPAEEVDETLLDRVRRLEISPSGPLFGGKMARASGEALQFEEDILARHGLGWRDVSSARAPGARRPMRVPVGEIGLERAGRGAVLTFTLPPGSYASVLLAEAGIEVVPPPRRNETD; encoded by the coding sequence ATGGCTGGATTGAGGTTCGTCCAGTCCCCCGGGACTTTCACGGTGGAGGAGGTCCCGCTCTTCCCGCCTTGCGGCCGGGGCTACCACGCCTACCTGACGGTCCGGCGGGCGGGCTGTTCCACCCCCTTCCTGCTCGGGGAACTCCGCAGACGCCTCCGCCTGGCTGAGGAGGACCTGGGCTGCGCCGGAATGAAGGACCGCGACGCCGTGGCGGTCCAGACCTTTTCGATCCCCTCCCGCCTCCAGAAACAGGCCGAACTCGCCTTCGGCGAACTGGGGTGCGAGGTCCTCTCCTCCGCCCTGCACACCCACAAGCTGCGGACGGGGAAGCTGGCGGGGAACCGCTTCACCGTGCGGGTGGAGGGCGACGGCCCGAGCGACGCGGAGGCATTGGAGGCCGGCCTGCGTCGCCTCGAGGCGGAGGGGATGCCCAACGCCTTCGGACCCCAGCGGTTCGCGGACCGTTCGGGGTTGGAGGAGGGACGGAAGATCTTTCTCGGCCATCGGCCTTCGGGGCCCTTCCGTCGGGCCCGATTCCTGGTGTCGGCCTACCAGGCCCTCCTCTTCAACGACTGGCTGGAGGCGCGGCGCTCCGCCGGACGATTCCCCTGGCCGGTGGCGGGAGACGTCATGAAGCGCCACGATTCGGGGGGCGAGTTTCCCGCGGAGGAGGTGGACGAGACGCTCCTCGACCGGGTTCGGCGCCTCGAAATCTCACCCTCCGGCCCCCTCTTCGGGGGGAAGATGGCCCGCGCCTCGGGGGAGGCCCTCCAGTTCGAGGAGGACATCCTCGCCCGCCACGGCCTTGGCTGGAGGGACGTTTCCTCCGCCCGGGCCCCGGGCGCCCGGCGCCCCATGCGCGTACCCGTGGGAGAAATAGGGTTGGAGCGCGCCGGACGGGGGGCCGTCCTCACGTTCACCCTGCCGCCGGGCTCCTACGCCTCCGTCCTTCTCGCCGAGGCGGGGATCGAGGTCGTCCCCCCGCCGCGGCGGAACGAAACGGATTAG